The Bradyrhizobium sp. B097 genome contains the following window.
AGAATCTGGAGTTCGTCGCGCGGCTCTATGGCATGCCGGATGCGCGTGGCGCCGCAGCCGACATGATCGCGCGGATCGGGTTGAAGGGCCGCGAGGAGCAGCTCGCCGCCAATCTCTCCGGCGGCTGGAAGCAGCGGCTGGCGCTCGGCGCCTGCACGCTGCCCAACCCGCAATTGCTGCTGCTGGACGAGCCGACCGCCGGCGTCGATCCCAAGGCGCGGCGCGATTTCTGGAACGAGATCCACGCGCTCGCGGCCGAAGGCCTCACCGTGCTGGTCTCGACCCATTACATGGACGAGGCCGAGCGCTGTCACGAGATCGCCTATATCGCCTACGGTCACTTGCTGGCCCACGGCACGGTGGACGAGGTGATCGCGGCCTCCGCGCTGTCGACCTGGACGGTGACGGGCGAGGATTTCAACGGGCTGATGGCCGAACTGTCAGGCAAGCCCGGCGTCGACATGGTGGCGCCGTTCGGCACCAGCCTGCACGTCTCCGGCCGCGACAAGGCGGCGCTCGAGGCTGCCATCGCGCCGTATCGAAACAATTCGAAATGGCGCTGGCAGCCGAGCGAGCCGTCGCTCGAAGACGTCTTCATCGACTTGATGGGGCGCTCCAAGGACAACTTTCAGGGATAGGCTCCGATGAGTGCGGCGGATACGATCCGGAAAGATGAAGAGCGAGAGCCGGCGTTCGGCTTCTGGCGGCGCAGCTATGCGATGCTGGTCAAGGAGTTCATCCAGCTCCGCCGCGACCGCGTCTCGTTCGCCATGATCATCATGCTGCCGGTGATGCAGCTGACACTGTTCGGCTACGCCATCAACACCACGCCGCGCAATCTGCCGACCGCGGTGCTGACCCAGGAGGACACCGATCTCGGGCGCTCGATCCTGAAGGCGATGGAGAACACCGCCTATTTCCATTTTGTCCGCGAGGTCCACACCGTCGAGGAGTTCGACGAGCTGCTGCAATCCGGCAAGGTGCTGTTCGGGGTCGAGATCCCGCGCGGCTTCGAGCGCGCGGTGCGGCGCGGCGACCGGCCGGCGCTGCTGGTCGCGGCCGATGCCACCGACCCCACCGCGGCGGGTTCGGCGCTCGGTACGCTCGGGCCGCTGGTGCAATCGGCGCTGGCGCACGATCTGCACATTGGCGATCCCCCGGACATGCCGTTCGAGATCCGCGCCCATGCCCGCTACAACCCGGCGGCGGATTCGCGCCTCAACATCGTGCCCGGCCTGGTCGGGACCATCCTGACCATGACCATGCTGATCTTCACCGCGCTCTCGGTGACGCGCGAGATCGAGCGCGGCACCATGGAGAGCCTGCTGTCGATGCCGATCAAGCCGGTCGAGGTGATGTTCGGCAAGATCATCCCCTATGTGCTGGTCGGCTTCATCCAGGCCACGCTGATCATCGCCATCGGTATCTTGCTGTTCGGCGTGCCGGTCCTCGGCAGCCTGACGCTGCTGGCGCTGCTCACCACGCTGTTCATCACCACCAATCTTTCGATCGGCTACACCTTCTCGACCATCGTGCAGAACCAGCTGCAGGCGATGCAGCTCTCGATGATGTTCTTCCTGCCGAGCATCCTGCTGTCTGGCTTCATGTTTCCGTTCGCGGGCATGCCGGTCTGGGCGCAATATGTCGGCGAGGGGCTGCCGCTGACCCATTTCGTCCGTATCGTCCGCGCCATCATGCTGAAGGGCGCCGGGATGCCGAACCTGCAATACGACACCATCGCGCTGGCCGCCCTGATGCTGTTCGCGATGACGATCGCCGTGACGCGCTTCCGCCGCACGCTCGATTGAGGCAGAATGGACATGATTGTTCATCGTCATTCCGGGGCGGTGCGAAACACCGAACCCGGAATCTCGAGATTCCGGGTCTGGTCCTTCGGACCATCCCGGAATGACGGGGTGGGAGGCATGGCCGGGTTCTGGGTTAACGACAAAGCGGTGCAGGACACGACCGTCTCGGCCGATTTCCACCACGCTTTGATGCGCGAGGTGATGACCACCGAGCTGCTCCGCATCAAGGTGCTGATCGGCACGACCATCGTGCTGGGGGCGATCAGCCTGCTAGTGTATCTGTTCGCACCCGAGGCGGTCAGCCGGGTCTGGCATGGCAATCTCAACCCGGACTACATTTTCTATGTCACCGTTCCGCTGATCCTGTTCGAGCTCTGGGTGCACGGTGCGATCAGCTGGTACAGGCGCAAGGGCCGCGACCTGCCGGTGATCCGGCGCTACATCGGCGTGCTGGTCGAGACCTCGCTGCCGACCGTCGTGCTGGCGCTGCATATCGACAGCATGGGCCGCCAGGAGGCGCTCGGCTTCGTCGCCCCTCTGGTCTATTTCGTGTTCATCATCCTCTCGACGCTACGGCTCGATTTCTGGCTGTCGACCTTTACCGGCGTCGTCGCCGCGACCGAGCTGTTCTACATGGCGGTGTTCTTCCATGCGGCCGATGGCGTCGCGGCCGGTCAAGGCATTTATTATCACGCCGCGCGCAGCACGATCATCCTGATCTGCGGCGTGCTGGCCGGCGCGGTCGGCCTGCAGCTGCGGCGGCAATTCGCGGCCAGCATTGCGGCTGCCACCGCGCGCGACCGCATCACCAATCTGTTCGGCCAGCACGTCTCGCCGCAGGTGGTCGAACGCCTGATGGCGGAGGGCGCCTCTACCGCGAGCGACATCCGCCGTGTCGCCGTGATGTTCGTCGATTTCCGCAGCTTCACTGCCGGTGCGCGCTCACGCTCGCCGCAGGAGGTGGTCGATCGGCTCGACGGCGCCTTTGCGGTGCTGGTCGATATCCTCGATCGCCATGGCGGCATCGTGAACAAGTTTCTCGGCGACGGCTTTCTCGCGCTGTTCGGCGCGCCGTTCGAGACCGGCGACGCCGCGCATCAGGCGGTCGCCGCCGCGCGTGAGATGCTGGCCGCCAACGAGCGCACCAATGCGTCGTCGAGCTGGCCGCTGCGCATCGGCATCGGCATCCATATCGGCGAGGTCGTCGCCGGCAGTATCGGCTCGCCGCGGCGCAAGGAATACACCGTGATCGGCGATACCGTGAACTTTGCCGCCCGGCTCGAGGCGCTCAACAAGGAGCTCGGCTCGCAATTCCTGATCTCGTCTGCCGTGCGCGAGGCGCTCGGCGACGAATGCAAGGACGCCGTGTCGCGCGGCGAGATCCCGGTGCGGGGTTACGAGCACCCGGTGCCGGTCTGGCAGTTGGGGTAGGGCGCTGCATTCAGGCCTGAGGTAATAAGGTAGCGATTGACGCGGCGTCCTATATTCATATAGATGACTATATGAGTTCAACTCTCGACGACCGCCTGCCGCGCTACCAGCGTCTTCGCGACGACCTCGCGGCGCGCATTAATCGCAATGAATGGCGTCCGGGGGACCTGATCCCCTCCGAGGCCGAGCTCGGCGCGCATTACGGCGTCGCGATCGGCACCGTGCGCAAGGCGATCGACCAGCTCGTCAGCGACGGCGTGCTGGAGCGCCAGCAGGGCCGCGGCACCTTCGTGCGCCGCGCGCGGTTCAATTCGTCGCTGTTCCGCTTCTTCCGCTTCCAGTCGGAGAGCGGCGAGCGCCGCGTGCCGCAAAGCCGCATCCTGCGGCGCAAGGCGATGCCGGCGACTTCGGCGGTCGCCTCGGCGCTGCGCATCGGTGTCGGCGAGCCCGTCATCAGCCTGTCGCGCCTGCGCCTGATCGACGACGTGCCGCTGCTCGCCGAAGAGATCTGGCTCGAGAGATCGCGCTTCGAGGCGCTGCTCGCGCTCGCGACTTCCGAGTTCGGCGACCTGCTGTATCCGCTCTACGAGGACCGTTGCGGCCAGGTCGTGGTCTCCGCCGATGAAATCCTCACCGTCGAGATCGCGACCGAGATGCAATCGCGCCTGCTGCGATTGGAGGCCAACGCGCCGCTGATCGTGATCGAGCGCCTGGCGTTCGATCTGGAGCGGCGGCCGATCGAATGGCGCCGCTCGCGCGGGCCGGCGGATCGCTTCCGCTACCACGCCGAGATCAGATAGCGCGGCAACCAAACACAACAACATAAGAATTCACAGGGAGAAGAAATGACGAACTGGTACAGCGAATGCTCGCCGCTCGAGCGACGCACCTTCTGGGCAAGCTTCGGCGGCTGGGGGTTAGATGCGCTCGACGTCCAGATGTTCAGCCTCGCCATTCCGGCGCTGATTACGGCCTTCGGGATCAGCAAGGCCGATGCCGGGCTGCTCGGCTCGGTCACGCTGTTCTTCGGCGCGTTCGGTGGCTGGCTTGGCGGCGCGCTCGGCGACCGTTTCGGCCGGGTGCAGGCGTTGCAGATCACGGTGGCGACCTTTGCGCTCGCGACCTTCGCCTCGGCCTTCGCGATGAACTACAGCCAGCTCGTGGTCCTGAAGGCGATCCAGGGCATCGGCTTCGGCGCAGAGTGGGCCTGCGGCGCGGTGTTGATGGCCGAGATCATTCGCGCCGAGCATCGCGGCAAGGCGCTCGGCGCCGTGCAGAGCGCCTGGGCAGTCGGCTGGGGCGCCGCGGTGCTGCTGTCGGCTTTGGTCTTCACCTATGCGCCCGCCGATATCGCCTGGCGCATCCTGTTCGCCGTCGGGCTGATCCCGGCGCTGCTGATCCTGTATATCCGCCGCGGGCTGAAGGAGCCGCCGCGCGCTGCGCCGCGTGAGGCCGAGCCGCCGTTCTTCGCGACGCTTGCCGGAATCTTTCACCGCGACGTGCTGCGCTCGACCTTGATCGGCGGCCTGTTCGGCATCGGCGCCCATGGCGGCTATGCCGCGCTGACGACATTCCTGCCGACGTTCCTGCGCGAGGTGCGGCATCTCTCGGTGCTCGGCTCCAGCGCTTATCTCGCCGTGATCATCGTCGCCTTCTTCTGCGGCTGCGTGGTGTCGGGGATCGTCAGCGACCGGATCGGGCGGCGCGCCAACGTCACGCTGTTCGCCGCCGCCTGCGTCGTGACCGTGCTGGTCTACATCTTCGCGCCACTCTCGAATTCGCAGATGCTGGTGCTCGGATTCCCGCTCGGTTTCTTCTCGGCGGGCATTCCCGCCAGCATGGCGGCGTTGTTCAGCGAGCTCTATCCGGCAGGCGTGCGCGGCACCGGCGTCGGCTTCTGCTACAATTTCGGCCGCATCGTCTCCGCGGCGTTTCCCTTCCTGGTCGGCTACCTCAGCGATCACATCGGCCTTGGTGCTGCGATCGGGATCGACGCGGCGTTCGCCTATTCGCTGGTGCTGGTCGCGGTGCTGATGCTGCCGGAAACCCGCGGCAAGGTTTTCGAGCAGGCCGCCGCCACGCGCGCGTGATGATGAGGAATGATCATGACATCGTACGAACATGGGTTGACGCGGCGCCGGTTTGCCTCGGGATTGGTTGCCGCGCTGTCGGCGGGCGGATTGGCGAGCAAGGTGAGGGCTGAGGTGCCGAAACTGGCGATCGATACCCACGCCCACGTCTTCCATCGCGGGCTGAAGCTCGCGCCCGGCCGGCGCTACGCGCCCGACTACGACGCGCCGCTCGCGCTCTATCTGCAGCAGCTCGACCAGAACGGCATCACCAATGGCGTGTTGGTGCAGCCGAGCTTTCTCGGCACCGACAATTCCTATCTCGCCGAATGCCTGAAGGCGACCAATGGCCGGCTGCGCGGCATCGCCGTGGTCGACGTTGCCGCTACCGCCGACGAGCTACGCGCGCTCGATCGCGCTGGCGTCGCGGGCATCCGTCTCAATCTGGTCGGCCAGAAGCTGCCTGATCTGGCGTCGCCGGAGTGGACGGCGCTGCTGGCACAGATCAGGACGCTCGACTGGCAGGTCGAGATCCAGCGCAACGCCGGCGATCTCGCGACGCTCGCACCACAGCTGCTCGACCAGGGCGTGAAAGTCGTGCTCGATCATTTCGCCTTGCCCGATCCGAAGCTCGGCGTCGACGATCCCGGATTCCAGTCGGTCCTCAAGCTTGGCGCGACGCGAAATGTCTGGGTCAAGATCTCGGCGCCCTATCGCAACGGCGCGGCCGGCGAGGCGTTCGCGAAGCAGGCCTATCCGTTGCTGCGCAATGCTTACGGCGTCGACCGGCTGCTGTGGGGCAGCGACTGGCCGCACACCCAATTCGAGGCGACGCAGAGCTACGCGAAGAATCGCAAATTCCTCGACGAGCTTATTGTCGACGCTGATGAGCGCGCCCGCGTGCTCGCATCGCCGCGCGAGCTGTTTCGCTTCTAGAGCGCGATGAGTTTTGGTTGAATCGGCTTGCGGCAGTTTCGGTTCACCTCTCCCCATCGGGGAGAGGTCGGATTGCAAAGCAATCCGGGTGAGGGCCCTTGCTCTCTCGATAGACCGTAATCCCTCACCCGATTTGCTGCGCAAATCGACCTCTCCCAGAGGGAGAGGTGGACTTTCGACGCCGTTCCAGCTCAACCTAATCTCATATGCTCTAGCTCGCGCGCGATTGTACCGAGTGCTCTGAAAGGCGTCGTTGCTGCTGTGCTACGATGACGCCATCGGAATGACCGGCACAAGGACACGCAAGATGCAGCGCCGCTATATCACCGTCGACGTTTTCACCGACCGCGCCTTCGGCGGCAACCCGCTCGCCGTGGTGCTCGACGCCGAAGGGCTGTCGAGCGCGCAGATGCAGGCGATCGCGACCGAGTTCAACTATTCCGAGACGACCTTCGTGCTGCCGCCGCAGGACAAGGCCAACGACGCCCAGGTTCGCATCTTCACGGTGCGCTCGGAAATTCCCTTCGCCGGCCATCCTAATGTCGGCACCGCCTTTGTGCTGGCGAGCCGAGCAGCGAAGGCGCCGGAGCAGCTGAGGTTCGAGGAGAAGGCGGGCCTCGTGCCGGTCAAAATCCTTTCTGACGGCGCCAGGGTGATTGGCGCCGAGCTGACGGCGCCGCAGCAGCTGCAACGGTCGAATGAGGTGAGCGCGGCCGATGCCGCGGCTTGTCTCTCGCTGTCGGCGGCCGACGTGAAGACCGATCGGCATGTGCCGCAGGTGGTCTCGGTCGGCCTGCCGTTCCTGGTGGTGGAGATCGCCTCGCGCGAGGCGCTGAAGCGCGCCGGGCCTGATGCCGCGGCATTCGCCAGGGCATTGGCGCAGATCGGCCGCGACGTCGTCTATTTCTACACGCGCGATGTGCCGGCGAGCGAGCAGCCGCTCGACCTGCAGGCGCGGATGTTTCATCCGGGTGCCAGCGGCCTGTCAGAAGATCCCGCAACTGGCAGTGCGACAGCAGCCTGCGCGGCGCTGCTCGCGGATATCGATCCCGCGCGCGACGGCGAATTGCGGCTGCGGATCGGGCAGGGCGTCGACATGGGCCGGCCGAGTCTGCTGCTGACGCGGGTGCGCAAGCAGGGCGGCGCGATCACATCGGTGCATGTCGGCGGCGGCTGCGTGAAGATGATGGAGGGAGCGATCAGCGTGCCGGGGCAGGGCTGACGCTAGACCTGCGGCGCCACGAGATTATCGATCTTGACGCCGTCGCGCTCCTCGATGATCTCGGCGATCCAGCGGCGGTGACAATGTTCGTGGTCGCGCTCGTAGCAGAGGATGCAGACCGGGCCGGACTTCTTCACCAGCGCCGACAGCTCGTCGAGCTCCTCCTTGGCCTGCACCGTCTTGAGGTGCGCCGAATAGATCTTGTGCAGCAGCGCATATTGCCCGCTGCGCGCCGCCTCCCGTCCGCTCTTCGGTGTGCCAAGGCCACGGAGGTGGACGTAGCCGATGCCGCGCTCGTCGAGGCCGGCGGCGAGCTGGCTCTTGGAGAAGCCGGGACGGCGCGAGGAGGCCACCGCGCGAACATCGACCAGCAGCTTGACGCCGGCGTGCTGGAGCTCGTCGAGCACCGCCTTGGACGGCGTCTGCTCGTAGCCGATGGTGAACAGCCTTTTCGCCTTCGCCATCGGCTCTCCCTCACTTCACCCGGTCGATCAATTCCATCGCGCCCGCGGGCGCGCGGATCTTGCCCTCGTGGATCACATAGGCGAACACGTCGCGCGGGGCCTTCTTCGGCGCGGATTTGTCGACCCGCGGCAGGTCGTCCGGCTCGCTGCCGCCGGCCCAGTCCTGAAACCGCTTGGCCCAGGCATCGAGCTGCTTCGGCGGATAGCAGGTCTTCAGTTCGTCATTGCCCTTCTGCAGCCGGGCATAGACGAAGTCGCTGGCGACGTCGGCAATCGCCGGATACTTGCCGTGTTCGGCGAACACCACCGGAACCTGGTGCTCGCGAATGAGGGCGATGAACTCGGGCACGCAAAAGCTGTCGTGACGCACTTCGACGACATGGCGCAGCGCGCGGCCGTCGAGCTTGCGCGGCAACAGCTCGAGGAACTTGCCGAAATCGGCGCCGTCGAACTTCTTGGTCGGCGCAAATTGCCAGAGCACCGGTCCGAGCCGGTCCTTCAGCTCCAGCACGCCCGAATCATAGAACCGCTTCACCGAATCGCCGGCCTCGGCGAGCACGCGGCGGTTGGTGGCGAAGCGCGGCCCCTTCAGCGAGAAGATGAAGCCGTCGGGCACCTCGCTGGCCCATTTGCGAAAGCTCTCCGGCTTCTGCGATCCATAATAGGTGCCGTTGATCTCGATCGAGGTCAGCTTGGAGGCGGCGTAGGACAGCTCCTTCGCCTGCGTGAGCTTCTCGGGATAGAACACCCCGCGCCACGGCTCGAAGGTCCAGCCGCCGATGCCGATGTAGATGTTGCCTGCGTCTGTCTTGGTCGCCTTGGTGGGAGCTTTGGCCACGACTGCACTCATCGCGAGGAGGGGAACGGGGATCGAGAGTAGTCAAAATAATCGTGATTGGCCAGTTTGCCAGATTGGCGCGGGGGTGCTTATCGTCGTTGTCGCTCTTCGCTACGATGCGCCAAAATGGAGAACAACAATGCGCATGCTGGTTGCGGCCGCCCTCCTGATCACGTCCTCCGCTGCCATATCGCCCGCTGCCATATCGTCCGCTGCAATGGCCGACGAGGTCGACGATGCGCACAAGCTTGCGATCACCGGTCGCGACGCCTACTGGAATTGTCTCGCCCGCGAATATCCCCGCGACAGCAACAAGGCGATGTCCGACCAGGAGTTCACCTCGCTGATCGCCAATGTCTGTCCCTCGGAGCGGCAGAACTTCCGGGTGTCGCTGATCGACTTCCTGTCGCTGCAGTTTCCCAAGCAGGATGCCGACGCCAATCTGACGACGGCCAACCGCGCGATCGAGCTGGCGCAGAAGGACATCGTGACCGCCTTCACCCGGCGCAGGGCCGCGGCGAAATAGGTTCCCGAATCCTGTTGCGGCCGGCCGATTTTTGATATCAATCCGCGCAGGCAAGGGGATGATCGGTATGAGATCACAATCGACGGCAGGCTTCTTGGGCGCAGTGGTCGCGGCCGTCGCGCTGGCGGCGGCGTTCATCTACGGGCCGTCGCCGAGCCAGCTCCGTAACCCGACCCAGCCCGCAGCCGTGCAGGCGGCTCCCGCCGCCGAGGCCGCGCCGGCGGCCCCGGTGCCACGCGGCCCGGTGATCCGGGAAGTCCCGAACAACTAGACCGGGATGAATTTTGGTTGAATCGGCTCGCCAAGGTTTCGGATCACCTCTCCCCGCTGGGGAGAGGTCGGATTGCGCCTGGCGATGCGAAGCATCGTCCAGTGCAATCCGGGTGAGGGCTCTTGCTCTATCGATAGACCGTAACCCCTCACCCGATTTACTGCGCAAATCGACCTCTCCCAAGGGAGAGGTGATCCTTGCCCCTTGCGGACCGCCTGGGGCCTTCCCATCTAGCGTCCAACGGCGACGTTGCAGCTTCAGGGCTCCGGCGCCGGAACGACCACGACATTGTTTGGCTGCGCCGGATGTACGCGCGCCCCTTGTTCGTGGTCGTTGGCATTTTCGAACGGTTTTTGCCCCGTTTTCCCGCTTTCCGAGACAGCGTTTGCGCCGGCCCGCCTTGGCAGCGGGGGAGGCTGCGGCTATACGCTGGCGCTCATGAATGACGCCATCAAGCTAGCCCCCGAAACCGCCTCGCTGGCAGCAAGTCTGCCGCAGCTGTCGGTGGTCGTCCCGACCTTCAACGAGCGCGACAATGTCACGGTGCTGTACCGCCGGCTCGACGCGACCCTGAAGGACGTGTCCTGGGAGGTCATCTTCGTCGATGACAATTCACCCGACGGTACCTGGGACGTGGTGCGCGCCCTGGCGCGGAAGGATTCCCGCGTGCGCTGTATCCGCCGGATCGGCCGGCGCGGCCTGTCCGGCGCCTGCATCGAGGGCATCCTGGCCTCGAGCTCGCCCTATGCCGCGGTCATGGACGCCGACCTCCAGCATGACGAGACCCAGCTCCCGAGGATGTTCGCCCTGCTGCAGAGCGGCGAGGCCGAGCTCGTGGTCGGCAGCCGCTATATCGAGGGCTACAAGACCGAAGGCTTCAACAAGCAGCGCGCCGGCGCCAGCGCCTTTGCCACCGAGATCGCGCGCCGCTCGCTGAAGGTCGAGATCGCCGACCCCATGAGCGGCTTCTTCATGATCCGCCGCGACCGTTTCGAGCAGCTCGCGCCGCAGCTCTCGACCCAGGGCTTCAAGATCCTGCTCGATGTCGTGGCGACGGCGGAAGGCAAGCTGCGCGCGGTCGAGATTCCCTACACATTCGGTGCCCGCCAGCATGGCGAGAGCAAGCTTGACTCGATGGTCGCGCTCGACTTCCTTGGCCTGGTGCTGGCGAAGCTGACCAACGACGTGATCTCGCTGCGCTTCATTCTGTTCGCGGCGGTCGGCGGGCTCGGCCTGCTGGTGCATCTCAGCGTGCTGTTCATCGCGCTGGAGCTGTTCAAGGCGCCATTCCCGGAGGCCCAGGCCACCGGCGCGATCGTCGCCATGACCAGCAACTTCATCCTCAACAATTTCCTGACCTATCGCGACCAGCGGCTGAAGGGCTTTGGCATCCTGCGCGGCCTGCTGCTGTTCTATCTGGTCTGCAGCGTCGGCCTGCTCGCCAATGTCGGCGTCGCATTCTCGGTGTACGACCAGGAGCCGATCTGGTGGCTTGCGGGCGCGGCCGGCGCGCTGATGGGCGTGGTGTGGAACTACGCGATGTCCGGGCTGTTCGTCTGGCGCAAGCGATGACGGTGGCATGAACGCGAACGAGGCGCGGCTGGCCCGGAACACCGCTCTCGCGGTGTGCGCGCTGGTCGTGTTGCGGCTGGCCGCCGCCGCATGGACGCCGCTGACCTTCGACGAAGCCTATTACTGGATGTGGTCGAAGGCGCTCGCCGGCGGCTATTACGACCATCCGCCGATGGTGGCGGTCGTAATCCGGCTCGGCACCATGATCGCGGGCGACACGCCGTTCGGCGTGCGGCTGGTGTCGATCCTGCTCGCGTTGCCGATGAGCTGGGCGATCTACCGGGCGGCCGAGATCCTGTTCGGCGGCCAGCGTATCGCCGCCAGCGCAACGATCCTGCTCAATGTCACGCTGATGGCCGCCGTCGGCACGCTGATCGTGACGCCGGATGCACCGCTGCTGGTGGCCGCGAGCTTCCTGCTGTATTCGCTCGCAAAGGTGCTGGAGAGCGGCCGCGGCGCCTGGTGGCTTGCGGTCGGCGTCAGCGCGGGCCTGGCGCTGCTGTCGAAATACACGGCGCTGTTCTTTGGACCCGCGATCCTGATCTGGCTTGCTGTCGTGCCGAAGCTGCGGCGCTGGTATCTCTCGCCATGGCTCTATCTCGGCGGCCTGGTTGCGGCCGGCCTGTTTGCGCCGGTCATCCTCTGGAATGCCGATCACCAATGGGTGTCGTTCATCAAGCAGATGGGCCGCGCCCGGATCGAGGACTTCCGGCCGAATTACATCGCCGAGCTGATCCCGACGCAGTTTGCGTTCGCGACGCCGTTGGTCTTCATCCTCGGTGTGATGGGCCTCTACGCGCTCTACCGGCGGCGCGCCGGCGCGATGCCCGCGCGCGTGCTGGTCAACACGATGTTCTGGACCATCGTGGTCTACTTCACCTGGCACGCGCTGCATGCCCGGGTCGAGGCCAATTGGTTCGCGCCGGTCTATCCGGCGTTTGCGGTGGCGGCCGCGGTCGCGGCGATCCAGGTGCAGTGGGCACCGCGCGAGCAGCGCACGATCGATTTCTGCCGCCGCTGGGCCGCGCCCACAGGCGTCGTGCTGTTCGCGCTGCTGATCGTGCAGGCCAATACCGGCATGCTCTCGGGCTACCGCCGCGATGCCACCGTGCGCAGCGTCGGCGTCGGCTGGCAGGAGCTCGCGAGCGAGATCGAGGCGGTGCGCGCGCGCTCCGGCGCGAGCTGTGTGCTGTCGCCGGACTACGGCACCACCGGCTGGCTGGCCTTCTATCTCCCCAAGGGCACCTGCGTCGCGCAACAAGGCCAGCGCATTCGCTGGGTCAACATGCCTGAGCCGAGCCCGGCGCAGCTGTCCGGCAAGCTGCTGTATGTGCATGAGGTCGAGCAGGCGATGCCGGCCTCGGTGCGCGACAATTTCGCCCATGTCGAAACGGTGGCCGAGGCCAAGCGCATGCGCGGGCCGCTGGTGATCGAGACTTACGCGCTCGATCTGCTTGATGGCGCAAAGGGCGAGGTCTTCGACCGTTCGCCGCCGCCGGAACTGCAGTAAGATCGTCGCTGTGCATGTCGGATCGTCCGGTTCCGGTTCGTCTTCCAGGGAGCCCGTCAACCATGCGAGGTTCCAACCATGACCAGTTCCGTCCTCAAGCCCGCCGCCGAACTTGCCAGCAGCAATGCCAGGCGCTTTCCCAATGAGAGCGCCGAGTATCGCCGGGCGCGCCAGGCGCTGCTCGTCGAGGAGATCGAGCTGCGCCGGCACATCGCGCGCGTCGCCGAGCTGCGCCGCGCCTTGCCGCCGGGCGGCGAGGTGACCAGGGCCTATGAGTTCACGGGCGAGTCCGGCGCGGCCTCGCTCGCCGATCTGTTCGGCAACAAGCAGACGCTCATCATCTACAGCTACATGTTCGGCTCGCAGCGCGAGAAGCCGTGTCCGATGTGCACATCGTTCATGGGCACATGGGAGCAGAAGCTGCCTGATATCGAGCAGCGCGTGTCGTTCGTGTTCGTG
Protein-coding sequences here:
- a CDS encoding amidohydrolase family protein produces the protein MTSYEHGLTRRRFASGLVAALSAGGLASKVRAEVPKLAIDTHAHVFHRGLKLAPGRRYAPDYDAPLALYLQQLDQNGITNGVLVQPSFLGTDNSYLAECLKATNGRLRGIAVVDVAATADELRALDRAGVAGIRLNLVGQKLPDLASPEWTALLAQIRTLDWQVEIQRNAGDLATLAPQLLDQGVKVVLDHFALPDPKLGVDDPGFQSVLKLGATRNVWVKISAPYRNGAAGEAFAKQAYPLLRNAYGVDRLLWGSDWPHTQFEATQSYAKNRKFLDELIVDADERARVLASPRELFRF
- a CDS encoding PhzF family phenazine biosynthesis protein; this encodes MQRRYITVDVFTDRAFGGNPLAVVLDAEGLSSAQMQAIATEFNYSETTFVLPPQDKANDAQVRIFTVRSEIPFAGHPNVGTAFVLASRAAKAPEQLRFEEKAGLVPVKILSDGARVIGAELTAPQQLQRSNEVSAADAAACLSLSAADVKTDRHVPQVVSVGLPFLVVEIASREALKRAGPDAAAFARALAQIGRDVVYFYTRDVPASEQPLDLQARMFHPGASGLSEDPATGSATAACAALLADIDPARDGELRLRIGQGVDMGRPSLLLTRVRKQGGAITSVHVGGGCVKMMEGAISVPGQG
- a CDS encoding GntR family transcriptional regulator, producing MSSTLDDRLPRYQRLRDDLAARINRNEWRPGDLIPSEAELGAHYGVAIGTVRKAIDQLVSDGVLERQQGRGTFVRRARFNSSLFRFFRFQSESGERRVPQSRILRRKAMPATSAVASALRIGVGEPVISLSRLRLIDDVPLLAEEIWLERSRFEALLALATSEFGDLLYPLYEDRCGQVVVSADEILTVEIATEMQSRLLRLEANAPLIVIERLAFDLERRPIEWRRSRGPADRFRYHAEIR
- a CDS encoding MFS transporter, encoding MTNWYSECSPLERRTFWASFGGWGLDALDVQMFSLAIPALITAFGISKADAGLLGSVTLFFGAFGGWLGGALGDRFGRVQALQITVATFALATFASAFAMNYSQLVVLKAIQGIGFGAEWACGAVLMAEIIRAEHRGKALGAVQSAWAVGWGAAVLLSALVFTYAPADIAWRILFAVGLIPALLILYIRRGLKEPPRAAPREAEPPFFATLAGIFHRDVLRSTLIGGLFGIGAHGGYAALTTFLPTFLREVRHLSVLGSSAYLAVIIVAFFCGCVVSGIVSDRIGRRANVTLFAAACVVTVLVYIFAPLSNSQMLVLGFPLGFFSAGIPASMAALFSELYPAGVRGTGVGFCYNFGRIVSAAFPFLVGYLSDHIGLGAAIGIDAAFAYSLVLVAVLMLPETRGKVFEQAAATRA
- a CDS encoding adenylate/guanylate cyclase domain-containing protein, which translates into the protein MAGFWVNDKAVQDTTVSADFHHALMREVMTTELLRIKVLIGTTIVLGAISLLVYLFAPEAVSRVWHGNLNPDYIFYVTVPLILFELWVHGAISWYRRKGRDLPVIRRYIGVLVETSLPTVVLALHIDSMGRQEALGFVAPLVYFVFIILSTLRLDFWLSTFTGVVAATELFYMAVFFHAADGVAAGQGIYYHAARSTIILICGVLAGAVGLQLRRQFAASIAAATARDRITNLFGQHVSPQVVERLMAEGASTASDIRRVAVMFVDFRSFTAGARSRSPQEVVDRLDGAFAVLVDILDRHGGIVNKFLGDGFLALFGAPFETGDAAHQAVAAAREMLAANERTNASSSWPLRIGIGIHIGEVVAGSIGSPRRKEYTVIGDTVNFAARLEALNKELGSQFLISSAVREALGDECKDAVSRGEIPVRGYEHPVPVWQLG
- a CDS encoding ABC transporter ATP-binding protein → MNGGPTNARSNASSIAIDVKGLTKSFNGREVVHDLSMQVKRGSIYGFLGPNGSGKTTTIRILCGLLTPDSGEGTCLGYDIRRDADKIKRKVGYMTQRFSLYQDLSVRENLEFVARLYGMPDARGAAADMIARIGLKGREEQLAANLSGGWKQRLALGACTLPNPQLLLLDEPTAGVDPKARRDFWNEIHALAAEGLTVLVSTHYMDEAERCHEIAYIAYGHLLAHGTVDEVIAASALSTWTVTGEDFNGLMAELSGKPGVDMVAPFGTSLHVSGRDKAALEAAIAPYRNNSKWRWQPSEPSLEDVFIDLMGRSKDNFQG
- a CDS encoding ABC transporter permease, yielding MSAADTIRKDEEREPAFGFWRRSYAMLVKEFIQLRRDRVSFAMIIMLPVMQLTLFGYAINTTPRNLPTAVLTQEDTDLGRSILKAMENTAYFHFVREVHTVEEFDELLQSGKVLFGVEIPRGFERAVRRGDRPALLVAADATDPTAAGSALGTLGPLVQSALAHDLHIGDPPDMPFEIRAHARYNPAADSRLNIVPGLVGTILTMTMLIFTALSVTREIERGTMESLLSMPIKPVEVMFGKIIPYVLVGFIQATLIIAIGILLFGVPVLGSLTLLALLTTLFITTNLSIGYTFSTIVQNQLQAMQLSMMFFLPSILLSGFMFPFAGMPVWAQYVGEGLPLTHFVRIVRAIMLKGAGMPNLQYDTIALAALMLFAMTIAVTRFRRTLD